Proteins encoded in a region of the Mesoflavibacter profundi genome:
- a CDS encoding septum formation inhibitor Maf, whose product MRLKLTTILLFCLFIFACKEQKQTTQTPVKISTKKEEKKLSPAYKPNQQFKDYWYAGKAEITSYKLEQARYGEIHDGKAVLVYVTEPFLPNVQVKADQKNPENVSVLKLNATKKFNTGIYPYSIMQSTFYPVANNQHALKVSASIQEWYGQVYTQINNREQFEVTSHSYFEGEADQNFNLEKTVLENEIWTQLRIDPNSLPTGDFKIIPSLEYIRLKHKPLKAYNAFAELSKGKYTLLIEELNKTLTINFENNFPFTITSWEETIDGLTTKATKLNTINTAYWNQNSNTDLPLRKSLQLD is encoded by the coding sequence ATGCGATTAAAACTAACCACAATTTTACTTTTTTGTTTGTTTATTTTTGCTTGTAAAGAACAAAAACAAACTACACAAACGCCTGTAAAAATTTCGACTAAAAAAGAAGAAAAAAAGCTATCGCCAGCCTATAAACCTAACCAACAATTTAAAGATTATTGGTATGCTGGAAAAGCTGAAATTACTTCTTACAAACTAGAACAAGCGCGTTATGGCGAAATACATGACGGAAAAGCTGTTTTAGTTTACGTTACCGAACCTTTTTTACCAAATGTTCAAGTAAAAGCAGACCAGAAAAACCCTGAAAATGTTAGTGTTTTAAAATTGAATGCCACTAAAAAATTTAATACTGGTATTTATCCGTACAGCATAATGCAAAGCACATTTTATCCCGTTGCAAACAATCAGCACGCTTTAAAAGTTAGTGCTTCTATACAAGAATGGTACGGACAAGTATACACGCAAATTAATAACAGAGAGCAATTTGAAGTTACATCACATTCTTATTTTGAAGGTGAAGCTGATCAAAATTTCAACTTAGAAAAAACTGTTTTAGAAAACGAAATTTGGACGCAACTTCGTATTGATCCAAACAGTCTTCCTACAGGTGATTTTAAAATTATTCCAAGCTTAGAATACATTCGTTTAAAACATAAACCTTTAAAAGCTTATAACGCTTTCGCGGAACTATCTAAAGGAAAATACACGCTTTTAATTGAAGAATTGAATAAAACACTTACCATTAACTTCGAAAATAATTTTCCTTTCACCATTACAAGTTGGGAAGAAACTATTGACGGATTAACCACAAAAGCGACAAAACTTAATACAATAAATACAGCGTATTGGAATCAAAATAGCAATACAGATTTACCGTTAAGAAAATCATTGCAACTAGATTAA
- a CDS encoding Maf family nucleotide pyrophosphatase translates to MLKEKLKNRHIILASGSPRRQQFFRDLGLDFEVRLKDTKEDYPNRLKHFEISDYLAQLKSLPFLDELKEHEILVTSDTIVWHKGVALGKPRNNDEAFAMLKSLSDNTHEVITSVCVRTKIFQKTVNATTKVTFKAFTDEEIWHYIKTYSPLDKAGAYGIQEWIGQIGVTSIEGSFFNVVGMPTHLVYKTLNTIAEEF, encoded by the coding sequence ATGCTTAAAGAAAAACTAAAAAACAGACATATAATTTTAGCTTCTGGATCACCAAGAAGGCAACAGTTTTTTAGAGACTTAGGATTAGATTTTGAAGTCCGATTAAAAGACACAAAAGAAGATTACCCTAATCGTTTAAAGCATTTTGAAATTAGCGACTATCTTGCGCAATTAAAGTCTTTACCTTTTTTAGACGAACTTAAAGAACACGAAATTTTAGTTACTAGCGACACCATTGTTTGGCATAAAGGCGTAGCATTAGGCAAACCTAGAAACAACGACGAAGCATTTGCAATGCTTAAATCTTTAAGCGATAATACTCACGAAGTAATCACATCTGTATGTGTACGTACTAAAATCTTTCAAAAAACGGTAAATGCAACTACAAAAGTGACATTTAAAGCGTTTACAGATGAAGAAATTTGGCATTACATTAAAACCTATTCGCCTTTAGACAAAGCTGGCGCTTATGGTATACAAGAATGGATTGGACAAATTGGTGTCACCAGTATTGAAGGTTCTTTTTTTAACGTTGTTGGTATGCCAACTCATCTTGTTTACAAAACGTTAAATACCATTGCAGAAGAGTTTTAA
- a CDS encoding geranylgeranylglycerol-phosphate geranylgeranyltransferase: MKIINLIRYKNLILIALVQVLIKYTMFPAFNVDTSLTTFQFIILVVSTLCIAAGGYIINDIFDVETDAINKPNKQIVGKTITKDNAYNYYMAFTFVGVILGFYLANDVNRSTFFGIFVIIAALLYIYASFLKPMLLVGNIVISGLVALSLIVVGIFDLLPTINMQNKFIQSSMFEVIVDYAVFAFLITFIREIVKDIQDIDGDYNAQMKTLPIVIGKSRAAKVAFALTVFAILILAYYLNAYLYMQTIAIIYFLIAVIAPLIFIAIKLFGAETKSDFKLISRLLKIVMLLGMLSMIVYYFII; this comes from the coding sequence GTGAAAATTATTAATCTAATTAGATATAAAAACTTAATATTAATTGCTTTAGTACAAGTATTAATAAAATACACGATGTTTCCTGCCTTTAATGTAGATACGTCGTTAACTACATTTCAATTTATCATATTAGTCGTATCTACACTTTGTATTGCTGCTGGCGGCTATATAATTAACGATATTTTTGATGTAGAAACAGATGCAATTAATAAACCTAACAAACAAATAGTTGGTAAAACTATTACAAAAGATAACGCTTACAATTATTACATGGCGTTTACTTTTGTTGGTGTAATTTTAGGGTTTTACTTAGCAAATGATGTTAATCGCAGTACCTTCTTTGGTATTTTTGTTATAATTGCTGCACTACTTTACATTTACGCATCGTTTTTAAAACCAATGCTTCTTGTTGGTAACATTGTAATTAGTGGTCTTGTAGCATTAAGTCTTATTGTTGTTGGTATTTTCGATTTATTACCAACCATAAACATGCAAAACAAATTTATACAATCTTCTATGTTTGAAGTTATTGTAGATTATGCTGTTTTTGCATTTTTAATCACCTTTATTAGAGAAATTGTAAAAGATATTCAAGATATAGATGGCGACTACAACGCACAGATGAAAACATTACCTATTGTAATAGGAAAAAGTAGAGCTGCCAAAGTTGCATTTGCTTTAACTGTATTTGCAATTTTAATTCTTGCCTACTATTTAAATGCATATCTTTATATGCAAACCATTGCAATTATTTACTTTTTAATTGCAGTTATAGCACCTTTAATTTTTATTGCTATAAAATTATTTGGTGCTGAAACTAAATCGGATTTTAAATTAATAAGTAGGCTTCTTAAAATTGTAATGCTTTTAGGTATGCTATCTATGATTGTCTATTATTTTATCATTTAA
- a CDS encoding KdsC family phosphatase, whose amino-acid sequence MEDKSYKEYLHQINTFIFDVDGVLTNGMVTITTSGEMIRHMNVKDGYAIKQALNHGFNICIISGGTNEGVRVRLQHLGIKDVYLGAHQKLIPFNEFITNNNINPEHVLYMGDDIPDVPVLKQVGLATCPQDAVPEVKDICKYVSHKLGGEGCARDVIQQVLKVQGKWDSDFDAQTF is encoded by the coding sequence ATGGAAGATAAAAGCTATAAAGAATACTTACACCAAATTAACACCTTTATTTTTGATGTAGATGGCGTTTTAACTAACGGAATGGTTACTATTACTACTTCTGGAGAAATGATTAGACATATGAATGTTAAAGATGGTTATGCTATAAAACAAGCCTTAAATCATGGGTTTAATATCTGCATCATTTCTGGTGGAACTAACGAAGGTGTTAGAGTACGATTACAACATTTAGGCATTAAAGATGTTTATTTAGGTGCTCATCAAAAACTTATTCCTTTTAACGAATTTATTACTAACAACAATATCAATCCAGAACATGTATTATATATGGGTGATGATATTCCTGATGTACCTGTGCTAAAACAAGTAGGTTTGGCTACTTGTCCACAAGATGCTGTTCCAGAAGTTAAAGATATTTGTAAGTACGTTTCTCATAAATTAGGTGGCGAAGGTTGTGCAAGAGACGTAATACAACAAGTATTAAAAGTACAAGGTAAATGGGATAGCGATTTTGATGCGCAAACCTTTTAA
- a CDS encoding Rossmann-like and DUF2520 domain-containing protein, which produces MTKIVLLGAGNVASHLYKAFKHCKNTNVVQWYNRSINSIKPFENEVNITDQLDQLIEADVYIVCVSDDAIETLTSALPFKDRLVVHTSGSASLYDIDKKLFRGVFYPLQTFSKSVNLDFTTVPICIETLRKQDYKLLQTLGENLGCKTYKVNPDQRPALHLAAVFVNNFTNQIYRIAHEITERHGAEFDILKPLITETARKIQDVSPYMAQTGPAKRNDKKTIKRHLKLLDNEHHEAIYKLMTSSIKKTHNGR; this is translated from the coding sequence ATGACAAAAATAGTTTTACTTGGCGCAGGTAATGTTGCCTCGCATTTATATAAAGCGTTTAAACACTGTAAAAATACTAATGTTGTACAATGGTATAACCGAAGTATAAACAGTATAAAACCTTTTGAAAATGAAGTTAATATTACAGATCAACTTGATCAATTAATTGAAGCAGATGTTTACATAGTATGTGTAAGTGATGATGCAATAGAAACTTTAACATCTGCATTACCTTTTAAAGACAGATTAGTAGTACATACTTCTGGTAGCGCAAGTCTTTACGATATTGACAAAAAATTATTTAGAGGTGTTTTTTATCCTTTACAAACCTTTAGTAAATCTGTAAATTTAGATTTTACAACTGTTCCTATTTGTATCGAAACTTTAAGAAAACAAGATTATAAACTACTACAAACTTTGGGCGAAAATTTAGGCTGTAAAACCTATAAAGTTAATCCAGATCAACGTCCTGCATTGCATTTGGCTGCTGTTTTTGTAAATAATTTTACAAACCAAATTTATAGAATTGCTCATGAGATTACCGAGCGTCATGGTGCAGAATTTGACATTTTAAAGCCTTTAATTACTGAAACAGCTAGAAAAATTCAAGATGTATCACCTTATATGGCTCAAACTGGTCCAGCTAAGCGCAACGATAAAAAAACAATTAAAAGACACCTTAAATTATTAGATAATGAGCATCACGAGGCAATTTATAAATTAATGACCTCATCAATTAAAAAAACTCATAATGGAAGATAA